The following coding sequences are from one Phlebotomus papatasi isolate M1 unplaced genomic scaffold, Ppap_2.1 HiC_scaffold_171, whole genome shotgun sequence window:
- the LOC129808891 gene encoding putative uncharacterized protein DDB_G0290521: MSNRTSFHLRTKKVVVKNKTVQKTETTRRSSENGPGPSVENCPSVFQRSGKTARTPPEPSPITYTPPSAASQHTSERHHHPLYLGVTPILREIAALPIVVRTPTSSRNQSSTDEVQETPRLPSPQRTHHQDGTPAQHPTSPLSPQLQQSPINNRPTDPPPPPPSQQQQSSLNSNSSETTQQNMATVPFSELYKDIPKCTKTTLLEISQEPNYRYFSFLDMDFLVISKVDILSSDTNIIQKFLLGI, from the exons ATGAGTAACCGCACCAGCTTCCatttaagaacaaaaaaagttgtagttaaaaataaaacggTTCAAAAGACTGAAACTACCAGGAGAAGCTCAGAAAATGGTCCTGGTCCTAGTGTAGAAAACTGTCCTAGTGTATTTCAACGGAGTGGAAAAACAGCACGAACACCACCGGAACCATCCCCAATTACATATACGCCACCATCAGCAGCATCACAACATACTTCTGAGAGACACCATCATCCATTGTATCTTGGTGTTACCCCAATTTTACGAGAGATTGCTGCACTACCGATAGTCGTTAGAACACCGACATCTAGCAGAAATCAGTCATCTACAGACGAAGTACAAGAGACTCCGCGGCTTCCATCACCACAAAGAACCCATCATCAGGACGGTACTCCTGCACAACATCCAACATCTCCGCTATCACCACAACTTCAACAATCACCAATCAATAACCGACCTACGGATCCGCCACCACCTCCTCCATCGCAACAGCAACAATCATCTTTAAATTCCAACAGCTCAGAAACTACGCAGCAGAATATGGCTACTGTACCGTTCAGCGAACTCTATAAGGACATCCCAAAATGCACAA AAACGActcttttggaaatatctcaagaaccaaacTATCgatacttttcatttttggatatggaTTTTTTGGTTATATCCAAAGTGGACATTTTGTCCTCAGACACGAATATCATCCAGAAATTTCTTCTTGGAATTTAG